aacaaatatgtgtttttgaaacttatgaagacagcagaagtcaatgattcatttgaattattcagcccaACATGTTTActgatccaaaatattttaagtgtttctcaaaataaaatatattacgcTGAAATGGGAAAGAGCAGTAAATCACGATACCGTATTACCgtaaaaccatgatatttttatctaaggttatcatacagtcagaatcttatactagACCATTTCTAATTGTGACAGCCCTACTTTTATAATCcacaaaagaattaaaaaagttATTGAACAACATAAGGGTGAGCAAACCATGTCCATTCTCCCTATCCCTCTTAAATTGAAGGAGAAAGAGTTAGGAACACAATGTCATCATCAAGTATACTAGAAATTGCAGAAAACCCAACAACACTCGTACAATCATAACTTCACAAAGCACAGTTTCATGCTACTAACACAGAAAAGAAAATCTATACACACTAACTAAAAGAGCAACAGGGATGCTAACATATGTCGATTTTCATGTTGGCTTGACACATTTATGATGTACTGGAGAGGCTGCTGCTTCATAGGTTTGTGCagaaatgctgtaaacttgttcAATGCAAACATCTCATTCTGTATACAATCTGTTAAGAGACTCAAGAAAGGCAGAGAAGCACAGCCCACCATTTccagacacacaaaaacaaacaactcTTATCTCATTACTTCACATCCTTTCATTAATACTAACGTAAccagcacacacaaatacatatgtGTCGGTCTATTCATCTATAATAAACAAGATATCTGAGGATTGGAGCAACCAGTTAAGTTAAATCCACTTTGAAAACACTTTGCACAATTTAAAGAGCAACTATGTTTACTTTGGGGAATTCAAACAATGCCTTAATTAACAATGTAACAGTATAATATAACATTACATTAACAGAAATGTCacgtatttttttaaatcaacatttcTACATAACCTTGATGTAATAACGTTATCCATTTTAAATAACCAAATGgttattataaacataaataaaaaagttatctaCAAAACATTTAATCAGACAACAGTtataaacagaataaaacaagCTGTCAACGAAATAAAAACACTGGAGGAAGTTGATCAAGCATTAGGTAGCCAAAATATTGCCTGTCCAGAACAAAGCACACCAAACACTGACCTGGCTGCTACTGTAATATAAGAACCAAACAAAGCAGTTGTGGGTCAGCAATAGAGTAATTAGATAACCCTCGATGAGCGGTGTGGTAACGGCTATCTTCCATCACCCCAGCTCCTAGATAGATCTGCTAAACGCAAACGTAATGGCGCAAGATGGAACATCGTGTAGAGAGAGCAGAGCAGTGATCTCCATGGCGTCGTTTAGAAGTTCATGCAGCAAGAATAAAGGGGTAGTTACGGATTAATATGGCGGAGGGTGCAGGGAACTCACCTTTTTTCTAAACCCGAGGGTTTTCGTGCATctgtgttgtttttgtcattctgAACGGAGACTCCCCTCCGCCGCTCTGCAGTCTCATTGAATGTGCACAGCAGCAGCTCAGAGACGacctaaataaaacaacacagcGCGCCCCCTGCAGGTCCAGCTCGTGCCAGGTCCACCAACGGTTTAGGCTTGTTTTTGTCATTCAGCAAGAGAAATGGGTTTAAGCCCTGTCACATTTTACTCAGGTTTACTTAAATTTGAGACAGAAGTGTACAGTATTTGTTGACACACAATTCAGTATACGACAGCTTTGTGACAGCATACTCGCTATATATGGGTACATATACGACTACATGCTGCAgttacataatagttttaaataaaacacatctgGGTATCCTCTAATGAACTTTAAGAAAACATTATAGGCACCATTAATAGATTATACTAGTGGTATGAGTTTAGTATAaagtagcatatatatatatataacaagttCTTTAAGACTTTTCCTATGCTGCTCTATCCACCCCCTTTTTACAATTATGGGAGCAGACCAACACTTTATAAATGATTCCCCTTTTCCCATAACATTTTCCAAAACAAATGTCAGTGCAAATTCCTAAATGATACCCTAAGACAAGGTAAAATATCTTGTTTTCCATAAAAATGAGAAATATGATATATTTAATATCAGGACAAATGTCCACCATTGCTTTATTCAAACTAAATTTTTCATATTCCACTGACATCACTTGTTTTCAATTTAAgccttttttaaacagaaaagatGGATTTTATTGATTTTGCATCCTTTGCAAATGCATCTTGATTAAGGACATTTAAATATTCATGTTGGAAAATACACTGGTGAAGATAGATGTGCAACATTTACtataatttaacaaatttaagacCTGCTCTtacaacatttttaatgaaaGGTGAATTCACATTCAGGCCAACAGAAACCCTGTCCTCACGTCATTGCTGCACTCACATTTACTGCAGCATTCAAAGACTTTCTGTATATTTCTAAAAGCTAGTGCCATGTAAAGAATATACATATAACTAAGCCCAGACAGAAtgcattgacttttttttttttgctaaaaaaaacaaaacaaaaaaaaaaaacattcagctgaaatacatttacacaataaatacTCAATGAGCTAAAAATTTGTGGATTTCTGCACGTAAAGATTCTGTGTAGGACTACTAATTATAGGCCCACACCGAATCAGTGCGTGCAGAAACCGCACTGATTTCCAAATTtccagatttttagcccatcattatccattaatttacttgtgtaaatgtatgtttttttcagtttttaaatttcagtggtattattgactaatataaaaatgttcgtATGATTATTTACAATagtttaaaaagtaatattttctgtcttttagtatatattgattttaccaaataagtggattcaaattgatttgcattgtaaacattaaatagaagttaaaaagttaatttatatatttaatatattaagtttaGCAATGATACTGCCAAAATCATCCTGCATAattgctataaatgctcgtgttgtttaaaggtacagtttatatatctgactttgtattaaatgacaaaactgttttacaaatattatataaatatattcatacattttaatacaagaattgctgagAGAATATAAAATTGTGACTGGAAAACAGTCAACaaaccgtgatgcaccgagatatcgaattgaaccgaatcaatggcaaGATAATTATAActgaactgtgagaccagtgtaggttcacagctctactgCATAaatcacatacattttttttttctacaaaattCTGCAGATATAGCTAAAAATGTCCACATATTTTATCTGGCCCTACTTGTAACCCAGTAAGACATGAAGAAATGCACAAAGGTTTGTTTTCAACcttaaatggtttattaaaagGTTGCACTTCTAGGCCTGAGAGATCAACTCTCTCCCGCTCACATGTAATGGGCTAATAAAAACTACACGCttgggtttttgttttgtttttttacacacaGGGAGCAATCACAACACACTGCTTTCATTTATATTGGTAAAGTCACTCATTTTTTCAAAGCGATGTGGATGTAAATACATTACTGATGCCTTTTCTGTTGCCCTGTGTCTGTATGTACAACAAAATGTtgaacatcaccatttttctcagaaaatatatctttaaaggTGCGGTTGCTGCTTTAAACTCCAACTGCTTTCAGGAAAATAAAGCCAACAAAATGATCCctgaataaaacaaactaaaaattaaattacattaagtactgaactactgaaatgcatttaaatctttgtttcaTTCCATTATTACGGCAAAATAATTTCTGAATTTTGTTTGGTTTATCTGTGTTTGGATTTCTAAAGAACTCTTGTACACTTTCATCTCAGCAGCACCCTTAGAAACATTTACCAGTACAAATCGTGACATCTAAATTTAAAGCATGCGATCACTACCCGAAATGATTATCATGACTCAAGTAATATCAAAAAATAAGTTTATAATTTTCCACAGAAATATGACCAGGACCACTTTGTGggatttttacagatttatttgtgAAACCAATGAAAGCTTAGAATCGGAGCTTCTGGAAGAACCATTTGTTCTTGCCCGTCTTGTACCTGCAAAAGAAACATGGCGTCATTACATATCGGAAGAAAACAAGGGCGTCATAGCGAGAGCTGCAAAGTGAACAGGATGTCCAGTGCCCAAGATCAGACTTGTTACTGAAGTCAGTCTCTGAACATGCAGCAGGTTAAACCCACAGTATTGAGCAAACTTCTGCCACAACATTTTTTGGTTTAAAAATCAAGTAATATGATGTCTGAATGAGAATGTCTATAGCCGTTTACATGCAAGTATAACTTGAATTACATAATTTAATGACACATTCAACACaagtcatcatatttttttgcagttaaatTGATAATTGATCTCTTGACAAACACGTACCTCTCCTCAAACTTAACCTTGGCCTCTCGCCTGGCTTTGCGTTTCAGAGCAGGATCCCTGAAAACATCCTTGTTGACAACAGTTTTGTCGAGAGGAATGTCAACAGAGTATCTGAGGAAAGACAAGCAAGTGGACAGAATTAAACACTGCATGGATTCATTAGACAGAAAAAAAGTTGATACAAAACAGAGCATCcccaatcattacatatacaacAGTTTTTGCAACAAGAAGGAAGTTTGAATTCAAAAGAATTGTAAAAATATAAGAAAGGTTTTGTTTAGGGATGCACCAAAATAAATATTATGGGCcaatcccaaaaaaaaaaatctggatgaACTGAAAACCAAAATTTCTTTGTAACattcattaaataatgtttttgtaagATGTGTTCAATTTAACAACTAAAACTGCATACCTAGTTTTGATTATCAAGTATTAGCATGCCTATAGTGTGGAATGTACAAAGTTTttacaaacatctttacataaTGATCAATggcatattaaaaaacaaataaaataaatttaaacccGTTTTCTAAAGTTTCTGCATTTTCAATTACATGAAAACCTAGATTTAAAACAAGCTAGGTAAACCTACTAAGCATCTAGTAGTGTTACTTGCATCTGATGTGATTCATCAAATCACATAAGATCATCTATCCAGAAATCACCATATTCAACAAAACAGGAAGGTGCACTGGAATCTAAACTTGACAACTAACTAAAACCACACTTTGAAAACTTGATAACTGCATCTACATACATTTCTATCCAAAGCTTGGGACTAGTTGCAGTGTCAAAAGAACTGCTTTTGTTCAGTGAAAAATCAAACTGTTTAAATATTGCAACACTGAAATTACTGACCTTTTGAACACATCCTATAAAAATGTTAAGCAGCAAAACAGTTATAAACTTTGAAATTAACCCTCAACCATTCTATGGACAGCAGCAATGGACGAAAAAGCATCTACTAaatcaacaaaaatgtaaatttcaaaTGACAATCCCATGTTTTCTAAAGGACTGAGACACTTAACACTTGAGGAGTGATGCTGAAACTattcaaaatatttaacattacatCTTTGCCATATTTCTGATCACATAAAACCAGCCCTTAGTGAGCATAAGAGGTTTGTTTTCAGGGTAACTTTGTTTTATAAGCCTAATTCACACTGCAATGACAAAGAGACAGACAGTAACTTCATCTGCTTTTATCGGATCAGTGTGTTGCCAGTGCTGGTGTCTGTTGGCATCTAACAGAGCCAGCTGAACATAGaataatagtataatagtaaATAGTAGTATAATAGATGCAGAATATCAGAAAAGTGCTGCGCTGTAATCTGGTGTTCATCTGCACCCGTCATCACAGTGTAACTCTTTACCGCACATCATTAGGGATAGGACTCATGAAGGACTTCACGTTCTGATCTAATTGTGCGAGTTCACACTAGAAATCCTATTCACTTTGAAGCTCTCGCTATGACGAGCTTGTGTTCTTAACATGTGAAGACGATATGCTTTTTTTACAGATACAAGGCAGACAAGAACAAATGGTTCTTCCAGAAGCTCAgattataaacaaaacaattcttataaaaaaagcattgacttttatttgaagtttttttttttaaccttttaagacagaaatgtcttaaaaagtgaaattatgtCTATACGCAACAAAGATATTTGGAAATCTTATTGTAACCGTATTTAATCCAGGATGTGGCTTCCACTTATCTTGCAGCAATAGTGACATTTGATTCTATTGTGATCAGTGTCCATGAATCACAATAATGCCAGCCTGTTCACATTCAACTTGATCTTTCACTTtgcagtagggctgcatgatattggaaaaatctgacattgcaattttttattttttttttgctgcaattaataacattttagcagatgacttgaatagctgtATTTGGAATAAAGTCATTAACTTTGATTGGAATAAGCTTGTAGAGGAGCGAATTAAAGAAATTGCAAGAATAATCTAAATGTTGCAAAGATAAATGAAATTAGCCAGGCATTCAAGTTTAGTAACTGATATATTTTTGCTCCCCAGGATACAATTTACAGAATACAATTTACAATTTCAGCTAAATATCACAGAAAAACCATCCACAATATATTATGACATCTGTGAATGAAGTGGGAAAAACGCATCAAAAAGTTATAAGATGCATTTCTTTTATTAACAGCACATATTTCTTAGAATTGCAACACCATACATGTTCGATCTAGACCACTAAGAGAAGCACCAAAACATGCATCATACCGCTATTTTGTAGTGCCTCTATTATTGAAtcaaacaatactaataataacactgTGCATTCTTCATTGCTTATCAACAAAAATAGACCCAACTTCACATGGAAGATTATGCGATGTGACTATTCCAAATGCACATATTGCAATATCTATGCTGacacgatatattgtgcagccctactttgtaGTCACATCAAGGTTCTTTATCTTTGTCCAAATTAAACAGCATATTACATACACGTAGTAGTCcacttatattttgttttgtaactAACTGCCCCACACTGTCACAATCTAATTTGAATACAGAAATTCTTAATGTTTCTGAATTGATTTAGAATCATGATGAATCAATGAAACTATCACGTCTCCCACCCTAATTCATTATGTAAGATGACCCTCCTCCAAGGTCTGAGTTTACAAACCTGGTTGGCATGAGGTGGTTGTAGTTGAACACCTTCACGAAGGCCTTGATCTTGGACCTCTTGGCAATCTTCTTCTTGCCCATGGTTGCTGTGACTTTACGAGGATAACGGTCAATGCCTGCAACCAGAGCATGGCTGTAAGGACGGTCTGCGGTGCCATCATCAATGTTCTGAAAAGagaaaaagatcagaaaaaaaaggTCAATGTTTGCACTTAATACTGCAAATGTATCCCTTAGAGCAATGGTCCTTAACCACCAGGCCATGGACCAGAACTGGTTCATGGATCAATTCGTAccaggccgcacaagaaatcaatTACTTccactttatttattatgaaagTCTGAACTATcacttattttgaaaaatgactgtattctctcgCTTGCATCTTGGTCACTCGAGCACTCAAATTGAACCTACATGCAGCAAAattagtaagaaacagacgtcttagcaaagtttctttgctaaggggaaaaggcacagtgaaggacccacaaactgccaaggaatagatccacaacccatttgtcaacaaatcgggtgaatccaccatgtctgtgaacgaagatcaactgctggagattgcaaatgacagcggccttttaggggccattcacatatcgtgtcttttctagagtttgatGTTTCCAATAGAAGTGCACAACTTGTGAAAAATGAGTTTATAgcaattttgtttttctgcaatatacattgaaataaaaatacaaatttaaagacTAGAATTTCATGTCTGTATCCAGAAAAAAGACCAGAGTTTTTGGATTGATGCGATCTTGCTGGGCAGTGCATTGGCAttcaataacaataaattaaacaaaaacaaattacaagcatacataaatacataaaaccaaaGATAAATAACAGTGCTTTGGTTTTATAGGGAGTAGGacaatattcaggtacagaaactgTAAAAATCAAAGGTAAAACCTTAAATAGCCTTTGTATAAATACAATGAAACTTTGTCAAAGTTACAATTGTTAACAATCCTTGTGCGCAAAAACTtgaaactcatttaaaaaaacttgCTTTCACAGGCCACAAAATTATAAACTTTGTAACGACCCCAATGACGTTTTGAACTGTTGTGCTGTTCAGATTTAATACTGATATCGAGTCAGACCATACAGTGACGAAAGATTACTGCATATGAACActacaatatcgatgctgaaattatatattgtgcaggtcTCCCTCGGCAATCTTTTCTTGAAGGCTGACAATTTGAATTTGGGCACCGAAAAGGTACTGTATTTGAACTTGAACTCCAATGTCATTGGAAAAAGTACTTTCTATGTAGtataaatagaaatatcataattGAAATTAGGACAAACTACAACTGCCTAGTTGTCAACACATGACCTACCTGAATCTGATACATTTGTAAATTACTATTACATGACAAACAGTTTACTTGCACATCCAAATGTACACTTTACTGTTCCAAGAGCTCTCAGGAAAGGGCTTGAAAACGTCCATCAGAATCTCAACCAAAGTAACCTTTAATCAGAGCAATTCTATTCTTCTGTTTTCAACTACTACTCTGCAAAGTACTGACCCTCACATTTACCAtaatataaagttaaaaaaacacaTCCTTGAGACTGGATGAgataataatgaaagtaacgatACCTTAACAATCACAGCCTTGCGTCCGGCGTAACGTCCAGCCAGGACCATCACCACCTTGCCAGGTTTCATAAACTTGCCCATCTCTGAAAAACAAGATACATGTCACAGTTTCAAAAACAATCCTTGATGTAAGGCACAAACTAACGTTAGCAGAACACAAGCAGTTGGCATCAACAAGTCTAGTAATGCCCAAAACATGACAACTACTTTGAACcacgtttaaattaaaactttaaaagcaAGTTGTTCTAATTGCAGCACATTTACAACATTAGCCACATCTAACTTGCGCGTAGCCGTTTATGCTAACCAGTTTCTGCTTGCATTTGACCGCTTAAGTTGGATTAAACACGTAAACCATTCAGCAAAACATACTTTATTTGGTCTAAATAACACAAACATTTGATTATATTGCGCAAACATATGTTGCCTCAGCTGCTTGTCTATCGTGAACCGGTAGCACGGCTATCATATAGAAAGCAAGACGGGGCAGCTATAAACCCGTTATCTGCCGCTGTCAGTGTGAGATTTAATCAATAAACACGTTTAATTGTCGACGGGAATATGCGCTGCGTGAGTGACATGAAAGAAAACCCGCAGGCCTCTTTTATTTATCGATGTTCCTGGATTAATTTCTCATGTGTAAAACTTACTGATGGTGCTCTATGGCCGACGACAACAGGAAAGGAAGTAGAAAGAGCGAGCGTGACCCTTGACACACTCGGCGAGTGACGTATTTCCGTCAAAATGCGCGAAGTGTTCGTGGTAAAGCCGTATAAATACCACCCTCTACTGCAGCGTTTGAAACTAACACATAAGACTGAGTTTTAAAAGATGTGAAATACTTTTTCGTAGTTCACGTGTATGAAATGTAACTATTTAAATAGTCTATTGATTTAGGAAAGATAATACATATGACAAATATATGATTATTTTTGAATTAACATTAGTAAGATCATTATAGCAACTGCAGTATTGTAATTATGTTCTACTATTATCTAATATTCCTGGAAATACCACAGATTTGTATCAAAATGTCAGTGGTTTATTCATAATGAAAAATAAAGTGTACCATAAAAATACACCAAATGCAGTTTTATATTTCTTGTAAtctcattttgttttaattatttagcatttaaaaataaataagcttaataaataaataaatagcgtGTTTAAATTCATTCTCAGTTTTAAACAATTGTGGTAATATTGATATAAAAATGTCTGGAACGTTTGATTTGcatgtcaattttttaaaaaacatgttcaTGTATAATTATATCACGACTACTTAGAGGAGCAAATCACCATTAACCCATTCTcataactactcatgaactccttatgcacgcCCGTCTAgtcgtttacactgaataacaatagaaaactgTTCTGTAAACATCAACAGTTTAAAAACAGGAGCTGATGAGTGGTTACGGATGAgttaatgatgatttttttttatgagttAATGATGATGTTCCGCTCCAAGTAAACTCATGACgcaattatacattaacagctgtTTATGTACTAACGAGTAATTAAGAAAGTCGTTATTTACCCATGAACttttgtgactcatgttgtagttaaagttagtttatgATTAGGTTGCACGTCAAGTTTGAAAAAACATGTTCATGTATAATTACATCATGACTTTTCTTGAAGGGGCActtcatcattaacccattcttaccATTCTGAAACAAACTTGGTTTGCAGGTCAATTTTgaaaattctttctttctttctctataTCTTtttcttatctatctatctatctatctatctatctatctatctatctatctatctatctatctatctatctatctatctatctatctatctatctatctatctatctatctatctatctatctatctatctatctatctatctatctatctatctatctatctatctatcttgtctTTAAAACTAGTTTGAAGTTTTAGTTATCTGTAGTTTAGTGAATATAAAGTGcttatattaagatattttctatCTAATAACTGAAATTGTCAACTTTTTTAGACCTGCGTGTGTGACATGAATTAAAACTATAACTAAATCTAATGCTATTGATTAAATATATTTCGTAAACCATAAGTTTACTGATTAATATTTAAGGAAACAAGAGATGACGACGACAGTAAAAGTATGGAGAGAATATGACCTACTGAAAGAGCATCCAGAACATTTAATCACTGAAGAAAACCTCCTTCATTACATCCAACAATGATGGAAGAGTTTTAAAAAGAGGAATGTAACTGACAATGGTCAAATATCAGCAACCATAACTGTATGTTTGAAGAGCTAGAAATACAACAGTGCCTTGAATACATATTATGGCAAATCGCaaacaaatacatgaaaaaaaaaggctaattgttgagggctaataattgtatgATAACC
This portion of the Danio rerio strain Tuebingen ecotype United States chromosome 3, GRCz12tu, whole genome shotgun sequence genome encodes:
- the rpl27 gene encoding large ribosomal subunit protein eL27, coding for MGKFMKPGKVVMVLAGRYAGRKAVIVKNIDDGTADRPYSHALVAGIDRYPRKVTATMGKKKIAKRSKIKAFVKVFNYNHLMPTRYSVDIPLDKTVVNKDVFRDPALKRKARREAKVKFEERYKTGKNKWFFQKLRF